Within the Betaproteobacteria bacterium genome, the region GCCGATCGTATGAATTTTCATTAGCTGTCCCGTGTTCGAGATAGGCAATCTTGTTTCCGCGAGCGGTGTACGCCCTCAGCAGCGCGGAATCGAGGTTTTCGGCCACAGCGAAGATGTCCGCCTGCGAGGGGTTTTCGCCTTCCTCGAGCATAAGCCGATGCTCCACTTGCTCGTGTGACTCGACATTGCCATCGGGAAGAATGTGCCCCAATGCCAATCCATGCTTCTTGAGATGCCGACAGACAAGAACCGTGCGATGACACGTGAGTGGATCTTGCTCGGCACACATAAGCGCAATCCGATAGTCGGATGCTCCTTTCAGCAACCGTCGAACACCATCA harbors:
- a CDS encoding DUF488 family protein, with translation MHTILTIGHSSHPIAEFVRLLSDHQIDVVADVRSSPYSKRNPQFSRESLQKSLKDQGVKYLFLGRELGARRTERECYVQGKAEYERIAELPAFNDGVRRLLKGASDYRIALMCAEQDPLTCHRTVLVCRHLKKHGLALGHILPDGNVESHEQVEHRLMLEEGENPSQADIFAVAENLDSALLRAYTARGNKIAYLEHGTANENSYDRLYQEEC